In one Gemmatimonadaceae bacterium genomic region, the following are encoded:
- a CDS encoding DUF1080 domain-containing protein produces the protein MRTFIYASTLCVIVAASAAAQSSKDGGWQSLFDGHTLNAWHALGFSHIPSGLWTVEDGAIKHLEKRKGAVQADGQPLVGFDLISDDSYQDFELTWEWKISKAGNSGLKYNVDEHLSTTFDPPHAAKGWEYQMIDDSLNEDNKLPTHRTGALYDMIAPNEFKRGKPAGEWNRSRLVFRGNHGEHWLNGARIVSFDLGTPAFDSAFAKSKYAKYPSWFPVRRKGQIVLQDHDDVVWFRDIKIRVLK, from the coding sequence ATGCGAACATTCATCTATGCCAGCACACTCTGCGTGATTGTCGCCGCGTCCGCCGCGGCGCAATCGAGCAAAGATGGCGGCTGGCAGTCGCTCTTCGATGGACACACGTTGAATGCTTGGCATGCGCTAGGCTTCTCGCACATTCCGTCCGGCTTGTGGACCGTCGAGGACGGCGCGATCAAGCACCTCGAGAAGCGCAAAGGCGCGGTGCAAGCGGACGGCCAGCCACTCGTCGGCTTCGATCTCATCTCCGATGATTCGTATCAGGATTTCGAGCTGACGTGGGAGTGGAAGATTTCGAAGGCGGGCAACAGCGGCCTCAAATACAACGTCGACGAGCATCTCTCGACGACATTCGATCCGCCGCACGCCGCAAAGGGGTGGGAATATCAGATGATCGACGACTCCCTCAACGAAGACAACAAGCTTCCGACGCACCGCACCGGCGCGCTCTACGACATGATCGCGCCTAACGAATTCAAGCGCGGCAAGCCCGCCGGCGAGTGGAATCGCTCACGGCTCGTCTTCCGCGGGAATCATGGTGAGCATTGGCTCAACGGTGCCCGGATCGTCAGCTTCGATCTTGGGACGCCCGCGTTCGACTCGGCGTTCGCGAAGAGCAAGTACGCCAAGTACCCTTCGTGGTTCCCGGTGCGGCGGAAGGGCCAGATCGTCCTTCAGGACCACGACGACGTGGTATGGTTTCGGGACATCAAGATTCGTGTACTTAAGTGA
- a CDS encoding sugar kinase — translation MQLVTFGEAMLRLTPPGNQALARAKSFDVYVGGAELNVAVAAARLGVASRWVSRLPDNPIGHIIADRAHEQGVDVSCISWTPDGRAGIYYVEVGAEPGTTNVTYDRSGSAMARVGRGMIDWKRALSDAKWFHVSGITPALSESAAQTLVEGIQTAERLGLTISYDLNFRPKLWRPERARAAQETLFRYVDVLIASEDGARLVFEARDYSAEDLARGIHDRYGIPAVAITVRSSKRARNASWSAVVISDGEAHCAPSFECEVIEPIGAGDAFVAGLIYGRLRGEPWDVAARHGACLAAKKHGTLGDFSQATSVTDR, via the coding sequence ATGCAACTCGTCACGTTCGGCGAAGCAATGCTGCGTCTCACGCCACCGGGCAATCAAGCGCTGGCACGAGCGAAGAGCTTCGACGTCTACGTCGGCGGTGCGGAGCTCAATGTTGCCGTCGCCGCGGCGAGGCTCGGCGTCGCATCGCGTTGGGTTTCGCGTCTTCCCGACAATCCAATCGGTCACATTATCGCCGACCGCGCGCACGAGCAAGGCGTCGACGTCTCGTGCATCTCGTGGACACCTGATGGTCGCGCGGGCATCTACTACGTGGAAGTCGGCGCCGAGCCGGGCACGACGAATGTGACGTACGACCGCTCCGGCTCGGCGATGGCACGCGTGGGCCGCGGCATGATCGACTGGAAGCGCGCTCTGAGCGACGCGAAATGGTTTCACGTCAGTGGAATCACGCCGGCGCTCAGCGAATCGGCGGCACAGACATTGGTCGAAGGAATCCAGACGGCGGAACGACTCGGCCTAACGATTAGCTATGATCTCAATTTCCGGCCGAAGCTCTGGCGTCCCGAGCGCGCGCGCGCCGCGCAGGAGACTCTGTTTCGTTACGTGGACGTGCTCATCGCCAGCGAGGATGGCGCGCGGCTCGTGTTCGAGGCGCGCGACTATTCGGCGGAAGACCTCGCCCGCGGGATCCACGATCGGTACGGGATTCCCGCGGTCGCGATCACCGTGCGTAGCAGCAAGCGCGCGCGGAATGCGAGCTGGAGCGCCGTCGTCATCTCCGATGGCGAGGCGCACTGCGCGCCCTCTTTCGAGTGCGAGGTCATCGAACCCATTGGCGCGGGTGACGCGTTCGTCGCCGGGCTGATTTACGGGAGGCTGCGTGGCGAACCGTGGGATGTCGCCGCGCGGCATGGTGCCTGTCTCGCCGCAAAGAAGCACGGCACGCTCGGCGATTTCTCGCAGGCGACGTCGGTGACGGACCGATGA
- a CDS encoding alpha/beta hydrolase-fold protein: MGTDSMTNARGVCCALLLIPFALQAQPGPRTPNDTLHSPVVGANGSVTFQLYAQKANAVTIRSEGPAAFENKPMQKSEHGVWTYTTTLAPDLYIYWYDVDSVTVADPRNNHPRVNMTTVRSLLHVPGPDVEFFADRDVPHGDVAEVWYQSASLGVARRMHVYTPPGYEKNSTRYPVFYLLHGAGDNDEAWPAVGRANFILDNLIAAGKAKPMIVVMPAGHTPRPGGLFGPPGSRDPFIDDFLKDIMPYVEQHYRVLPGRTNRAIAGLSMGGDHTLRIGLPNLDKFAYLGVFSSGLLGAFNMGPAAADSATALFARQNAGLFEDPKINDKIKVLWLSTGTQDFILPFTKATLALFDAHHIKYSFTPSEGGHTWPNWRAYLNTFVPLLFR, encoded by the coding sequence TTGGGCACCGACAGTATGACGAACGCGCGCGGGGTCTGCTGTGCCTTGCTGCTCATTCCGTTTGCGTTACAGGCGCAGCCAGGGCCACGCACACCGAACGACACACTCCACTCGCCCGTCGTCGGTGCGAATGGAAGCGTGACGTTCCAGCTCTATGCCCAGAAGGCGAACGCCGTGACGATTCGTAGCGAGGGACCGGCGGCGTTCGAGAACAAGCCGATGCAGAAGAGCGAGCACGGCGTCTGGACATACACGACGACGCTTGCGCCCGATCTCTACATCTACTGGTACGACGTCGACAGCGTCACCGTCGCCGATCCGCGCAACAACCATCCGCGCGTGAACATGACGACGGTCAGGAGCCTGCTCCACGTTCCCGGCCCGGACGTCGAGTTCTTCGCCGATCGCGACGTGCCGCACGGCGACGTCGCCGAAGTATGGTATCAATCGGCTTCCCTCGGGGTGGCGCGGCGAATGCACGTCTACACGCCACCCGGCTACGAGAAGAACTCGACGCGCTATCCCGTCTTCTACCTGCTCCACGGCGCGGGCGACAACGATGAGGCGTGGCCGGCGGTCGGTCGCGCGAATTTCATACTCGATAATCTCATCGCGGCGGGAAAGGCGAAGCCGATGATCGTCGTCATGCCGGCCGGCCACACGCCGCGGCCGGGAGGTCTCTTCGGTCCGCCGGGGTCGCGCGATCCGTTCATCGACGACTTCCTGAAAGACATCATGCCGTACGTCGAGCAGCACTACCGTGTGCTGCCGGGCCGCACGAACCGCGCGATCGCTGGTCTCTCGATGGGCGGCGATCACACTTTGCGAATCGGCTTGCCCAACCTCGACAAGTTTGCGTACCTCGGCGTGTTCAGCTCGGGACTCCTCGGCGCCTTCAACATGGGTCCGGCTGCCGCCGACAGCGCCACCGCGCTCTTCGCCCGACAGAACGCCGGTCTGTTCGAGGATCCGAAAATCAACGACAAGATCAAAGTGCTCTGGCTGTCGACGGGGACGCAGGATTTCATCTTGCCGTTCACGAAAGCGACGCTGGCGCTGTTCGACGCGCACCACATCAAGTACAGCTTCACGCCGAGCGAGGGCGGGCACACGTGGCCGAACTGGCGGGCGTATCTCAATACGTTCGTGCCCTTGCTGTTTCGTTGA
- a CDS encoding mannonate dehydratase — MYLTFRWFGPPDPVALRNIRQVPGVKGIVSALYDVPIGEAWPRDKVERLAAAVSEADLELSVIESIPVHEDIKLGHRTRDWLIDSYVESIRAIGAMGVRVLCYNFMPVFDWMRTDLAMRMPDGSTTLAYDDAALARIDLSNGTGDLPGWAHSYSPNELAALLAAYRNVTNDQMWEHLAYFLERVVPVAEEAGVVMALHPDDPPWPIFGLPRIITDCAALDRVVSLVDARANGLTFCTGSLGSRPDNDVVAMAGRFARAGRIHFAHCRNVRLTGERRFLEVPHPSAFGNVDMRGVLAALRDGGFAGPMRSDHGRMIWGERGRAGYGLHDRALGATYLYGLWEGLASER, encoded by the coding sequence ATGTACCTGACCTTTCGCTGGTTCGGCCCTCCCGACCCCGTCGCCCTTCGCAACATCCGGCAGGTTCCGGGCGTGAAGGGCATCGTCAGCGCGCTCTACGACGTTCCCATCGGCGAGGCCTGGCCGCGCGACAAGGTCGAACGCCTCGCCGCCGCCGTGAGCGAGGCGGACCTCGAGCTCTCGGTGATCGAGAGCATCCCGGTTCACGAAGACATCAAGCTCGGCCATCGGACCCGTGACTGGCTGATCGACAGCTACGTCGAGAGCATTCGCGCGATCGGCGCGATGGGCGTGCGCGTGCTGTGTTACAATTTCATGCCGGTCTTCGACTGGATGCGCACCGACCTCGCGATGCGCATGCCCGATGGGTCGACGACCCTCGCCTACGACGACGCGGCCCTTGCGCGTATTGACCTGTCGAACGGGACCGGCGACTTGCCGGGATGGGCGCACTCCTATTCGCCTAACGAGCTCGCGGCGCTGCTTGCCGCGTACCGGAACGTGACCAACGACCAGATGTGGGAGCACCTGGCCTACTTCCTCGAGCGCGTCGTGCCCGTGGCCGAAGAAGCGGGCGTCGTGATGGCGCTGCATCCGGACGACCCACCATGGCCGATTTTCGGCCTGCCGCGAATCATCACCGACTGCGCGGCGCTCGATCGCGTGGTGTCACTCGTCGATGCACGCGCGAATGGTCTCACCTTCTGCACTGGCTCGCTCGGCAGCCGGCCCGACAACGACGTCGTGGCGATGGCGGGCCGCTTTGCCAGAGCGGGACGCATCCACTTCGCTCACTGCCGTAACGTTCGCCTCACGGGCGAGCGCCGATTCCTCGAGGTGCCGCATCCGTCGGCGTTCGGTAACGTCGATATGCGCGGCGTCCTCGCCGCCCTTCGCGACGGCGGCTTCGCGGGTCCGATGCGCTCGGATCACGGCCGCATGATCTGGGGCGAACGAGGCCGCGCCGGCTATGGACTGCACGACCGCGCCCTCGGCGCAACGTACCTCTACGGGCTGTGGGAAGGGCTCGCGAGCGAGCGTTGA
- a CDS encoding VOC family protein, which produces MAKAKKAIPEGHHTVTPVLSMDNAAKTLEFYKKAFGAVEVSRAIGPDGKILHAEVKIGDSPIMLNDAMGAKGPKSYGGSPASLWIYVEDCDALYSRAKAAGAKEAEGPMGHMQDQFWGDRAGTLIDPEGYLWTIATHKEDLTPDEMKKRQDAWMESFATQPAH; this is translated from the coding sequence ATGGCGAAAGCAAAAAAAGCAATCCCCGAAGGACACCACACCGTGACGCCAGTGCTGTCGATGGACAATGCCGCGAAGACTCTCGAGTTCTATAAGAAGGCATTCGGTGCGGTGGAAGTATCGCGGGCGATCGGGCCCGATGGAAAGATCCTGCACGCCGAAGTAAAGATCGGCGATTCTCCGATCATGCTGAACGACGCGATGGGCGCGAAGGGGCCGAAGTCGTATGGCGGCTCACCGGCGTCGCTGTGGATCTACGTCGAAGATTGCGATGCGCTGTATAGCCGCGCGAAGGCGGCTGGCGCGAAGGAAGCCGAAGGTCCGATGGGCCATATGCAGGATCAATTCTGGGGCGATCGTGCGGGCACACTCATCGACCCCGAGGGCTACCTCTGGACGATCGCAACGCACAAGGAAGATCTCACTCCGGACGAAATGAAGAAGCGGCAGGATGCCTGGATGGAATCCTTCGCCACGCAGCCGGCGCACTAG
- the uxaC gene encoding glucuronate isomerase: MTSLHPDRCFDVDSSVRRIARELYEGTRTLPIVSPHGHVEARLLATDEPFENPTALLVTPDHYVLRMLYARGMPLESLGVPRRDGSPVETDPRVIWRLFAAHYGALRATPSGLWLDHELHDLFGVPERLTEQNADRAYDAIAERLASPEFRPRALFERFNIEVLATTDAASDTLEHHAAIKRSGWRGRVIPTFRPDSVFRLAAPEWHQAVYALATTIDAAIGSYDALLDALDERRAFFKWMGATATDHGVLEPFTVSMSSDEAEHLYERGCSGQATPEDQRRWEAHLLMTMAKMSVDDGLVMQLHPGALRDHNRWLFERFGPDRGGDIPIATEYTRNLQPLLNAYGNDSRFGLILYTLDESAYSRELAPLAGHYPAVRLGAPWWFHDSVEGMTRFLERTTETAGIDKLAGFVDDTRAFCSIPARHDLARRVQANWLARLVSRHIIDMNDAQQLAQLLAYELAKRAYRLSS, translated from the coding sequence GTGACCAGCCTTCATCCCGATCGGTGTTTCGACGTCGATTCCTCGGTGCGTCGCATCGCGCGGGAGCTATACGAGGGTACACGGACGCTCCCGATCGTATCGCCTCACGGTCACGTCGAGGCACGACTCCTGGCAACGGACGAGCCCTTCGAGAATCCTACGGCGCTCCTCGTCACGCCCGACCACTACGTGCTGCGCATGCTCTACGCGCGGGGCATGCCGCTCGAGTCGTTAGGCGTTCCGCGGCGCGACGGCTCGCCCGTCGAGACGGATCCGCGCGTGATCTGGCGCCTGTTCGCGGCACACTACGGCGCGTTGCGAGCGACGCCGAGCGGACTGTGGCTCGATCACGAGCTGCACGACCTGTTCGGCGTACCCGAACGTCTCACCGAGCAAAACGCCGATCGCGCATATGACGCGATCGCGGAGAGACTCGCGTCGCCGGAGTTTCGGCCACGCGCGCTCTTTGAGCGTTTCAATATCGAGGTGCTGGCGACGACGGATGCCGCCAGCGACACGCTCGAGCATCACGCGGCCATCAAGCGCTCCGGGTGGCGTGGCCGCGTCATTCCGACGTTCCGCCCGGATTCAGTCTTTCGCCTCGCGGCGCCCGAATGGCATCAGGCGGTCTACGCACTCGCAACGACGATCGACGCGGCGATCGGCAGCTACGACGCGCTCCTCGACGCGCTCGACGAGCGGCGTGCGTTCTTCAAGTGGATGGGCGCGACCGCGACCGATCACGGGGTGCTCGAACCATTCACGGTGTCGATGAGCAGCGACGAAGCCGAGCATCTGTACGAGCGCGGCTGCTCCGGCCAGGCGACGCCGGAAGACCAGCGTCGCTGGGAGGCGCACCTGCTGATGACGATGGCGAAGATGTCGGTCGACGACGGCCTCGTTATGCAGCTACATCCGGGTGCGCTCCGCGACCACAATCGATGGCTCTTCGAGCGATTCGGGCCCGATCGTGGCGGCGACATCCCCATCGCGACCGAGTACACGCGCAATCTGCAACCGCTGCTGAACGCGTACGGCAACGACTCACGCTTCGGGTTGATCCTGTACACGCTCGACGAATCGGCCTACAGTCGCGAGCTGGCGCCCCTCGCCGGCCACTATCCAGCCGTTAGGCTCGGCGCGCCGTGGTGGTTCCACGATTCGGTCGAAGGCATGACGCGATTTCTCGAGCGCACGACGGAGACGGCCGGGATCGACAAGCTGGCTGGCTTCGTCGATGATACGCGCGCCTTCTGCTCGATCCCTGCTCGGCATGACCTTGCGCGCCGCGTGCAGGCGAACTGGCTCGCGCGCCTGGTCTCTCGTCACATCATCGACATGAACGACGCGCAGCAGCTGGCGCAATTGCTGGCGTACGAACTTGCGAAACGTGCCTACCGATTGTCGTCCTGA
- a CDS encoding MFS transporter yields MSERRFGYRWTIVALLFVATTVNYVDRQILGILAPTLSRALHWSETDYGDVVAWFTIAYALGFLVAGRLLDRIGVKRGLGAAVVLWSLASMAHALVRTAAGFSIARAALGLGESAIFPGSIKSVAEWFPKRERALAAGLFNAGTNTGAIVAPLIVPPLTLYWGWQWAFVVTGALGLLWLALWIPFYASPTMSRHVTFDELSLIRSDAADAPMPSQSWMRLLGYRQTWAFAIGKLLADPVWWFYLYWLPKFLDSKYGIKLSGIALPLIAVYVTADVGSIGGGWLSSWLIGRGWSVNRARKTAMLAMALLIVPTMLVGKANSAWLAIGIVAVAAAAHQAWSANVYTLASDMFPRAAVGSVVGIGACAGAISGVLFQRGVGRLLDANGSNYAPIFVVCGSAYVVAWLLIQLLSPRLEPVA; encoded by the coding sequence TTGAGCGAACGACGATTCGGCTATCGGTGGACCATCGTCGCGCTGCTCTTCGTCGCGACGACGGTCAATTACGTCGACCGCCAGATCCTCGGCATTCTCGCGCCGACGCTGAGCCGCGCGCTCCACTGGAGCGAGACCGATTACGGCGACGTCGTTGCCTGGTTCACGATTGCCTACGCGTTAGGCTTTCTCGTCGCCGGCCGGCTCCTCGACCGCATCGGCGTGAAGCGTGGACTCGGTGCGGCCGTCGTGCTCTGGTCGCTGGCATCGATGGCGCATGCACTCGTGCGCACCGCTGCCGGATTCTCGATCGCGCGCGCCGCGCTCGGCCTTGGCGAGTCGGCGATTTTCCCGGGCTCGATCAAGAGCGTCGCCGAGTGGTTTCCAAAGCGCGAAAGGGCACTCGCGGCGGGCCTTTTCAACGCGGGTACAAATACGGGCGCGATCGTCGCGCCGCTCATCGTCCCGCCGCTCACATTGTACTGGGGCTGGCAGTGGGCATTCGTTGTCACGGGCGCCCTCGGGCTGCTCTGGCTCGCGCTCTGGATTCCGTTTTACGCAAGTCCAACGATGTCGCGTCACGTGACGTTCGATGAGCTTTCGCTCATTCGCAGCGATGCAGCCGACGCGCCGATGCCCTCGCAATCCTGGATGCGCCTGCTTGGTTATCGACAGACGTGGGCCTTCGCTATCGGCAAGCTCCTCGCCGATCCGGTGTGGTGGTTCTACCTGTACTGGCTCCCCAAGTTTCTCGATTCGAAGTACGGGATCAAATTGTCTGGCATCGCGCTACCTCTCATCGCCGTGTACGTCACTGCTGACGTGGGCTCCATTGGCGGCGGCTGGCTCTCGAGCTGGCTCATCGGGCGCGGCTGGTCTGTGAACCGCGCTCGGAAGACGGCGATGCTCGCAATGGCATTGCTCATTGTGCCAACGATGCTTGTCGGCAAGGCGAATAGCGCGTGGCTCGCCATTGGCATCGTTGCGGTCGCCGCCGCCGCGCACCAGGCGTGGTCGGCGAACGTGTACACGCTTGCCAGTGACATGTTTCCTCGCGCGGCAGTTGGGTCGGTCGTCGGCATCGGCGCCTGTGCGGGCGCGATCAGCGGCGTACTCTTCCAGCGCGGTGTCGGCCGCCTGCTCGACGCGAACGGCAGCAATTACGCGCCGATTTTCGTGGTGTGCGGAAGCGCGTACGTTGTTGCGTGGTTACTCATCCAGCTATTGTCGCCACGATTGGAGCCCGTCGCGTGA
- a CDS encoding Gfo/Idh/MocA family oxidoreductase, whose translation MSDIDRRDFVKQTTVAGLGILAGSRGVSWSPNETVRVAVIGVNGRGIVHAQNYSKLRNSEVAYICDVDANVIQKGMTAAKSQSRTPKAERDFRRILDDKSVDAISIAAPDHWHTPMTLLGLHAGKHVYVEKPSGHNPREDELLIEAARKYDRKIQLGTQARSGPHFFEALDHIKRGEIGTPYLARAWYANTRGSIGKGKLTPVPSNLDYELWQGPAPRRPYRDNLVHYNWHWFTNWGTGEICNNGTHELDVARWFLGVDYPTTVSSVGRRFHFQDDWEFPDTQEVTYEFGDNGGKVIAWYGQSCNGLRLYDRDRGTTILGTGGSVIVDRDGYEIRDLKSKVVRRSTIGQATDGLDTLGDDPLTYLHMQNFLDSVRMGVKLNAPIEDGAKTGLLCHVGTIAHQTEHKLRLDAKTGRIVGDPEAAAKWDRTYEPGWAPTV comes from the coding sequence ATGTCCGACATCGACCGACGTGACTTCGTCAAGCAAACCACCGTGGCCGGATTGGGTATTCTCGCGGGCTCGCGCGGCGTGAGCTGGTCACCTAACGAGACAGTGCGCGTCGCTGTGATCGGCGTCAACGGACGCGGCATCGTTCACGCGCAGAACTATTCCAAGCTGCGCAACTCGGAAGTCGCCTACATCTGCGACGTCGACGCCAACGTCATTCAGAAAGGAATGACCGCGGCCAAGTCGCAATCGCGCACGCCGAAGGCCGAGCGCGACTTTCGCCGCATCCTCGACGACAAGAGCGTCGACGCGATCAGCATCGCCGCGCCCGATCACTGGCACACGCCGATGACGTTGCTCGGCCTCCACGCCGGCAAGCACGTCTACGTCGAAAAACCGAGCGGACATAATCCGCGCGAAGACGAGCTGCTCATCGAGGCGGCTCGGAAGTATGATCGCAAGATCCAGTTAGGCACGCAGGCCCGCTCGGGTCCGCACTTCTTCGAGGCGCTCGATCACATCAAGCGTGGCGAGATCGGAACGCCGTACCTCGCGCGCGCCTGGTATGCGAACACGCGCGGCTCGATCGGCAAAGGGAAGCTCACGCCAGTGCCTTCAAATCTCGACTACGAGCTCTGGCAAGGTCCCGCACCCCGTAGGCCGTATCGCGACAACCTCGTCCACTACAACTGGCACTGGTTCACGAACTGGGGCACGGGCGAGATCTGTAACAACGGGACGCACGAGCTCGACGTCGCACGCTGGTTCCTCGGCGTCGATTATCCAACGACCGTGTCGTCCGTGGGCAGGCGCTTTCACTTCCAGGATGACTGGGAGTTCCCGGACACACAGGAAGTGACGTACGAGTTCGGCGACAACGGCGGCAAGGTGATCGCCTGGTATGGCCAGAGCTGCAACGGGCTCCGTCTGTACGATCGCGACCGCGGCACGACCATCCTTGGCACCGGCGGCAGCGTCATCGTCGACCGCGACGGCTACGAGATTCGCGACCTGAAGAGCAAGGTCGTTAGGCGATCGACCATCGGCCAGGCGACAGACGGTCTCGATACGCTCGGCGACGATCCGTTGACGTATTTGCACATGCAGAACTTCCTGGACTCCGTGCGCATGGGCGTGAAGCTCAACGCACCGATCGAGGATGGCGCGAAGACCGGGCTGCTCTGTCACGTCGGCACGATCGCGCACCAGACGGAGCACAAGCTGCGTCTCGATGCGAAGACTGGACGCATCGTCGGCGATCCAGAGGCTGCGGCGAAGTGGGACCGCACGTACGAGCCCGGTTGGGCACCGACAGTATGA
- a CDS encoding bifunctional 4-hydroxy-2-oxoglutarate aldolase/2-dehydro-3-deoxy-phosphogluconate aldolase, which translates to MSVLDGVVIIPVIRCDSPDVAVRVTEVLIDAGICVAEITLTVPNAVDAIGRLARGNAGRRALIGAGTVTTADEARDAIRAGARFIVSPCLVPEVIEAAIAAGVPVIPGALTPTEILQAVRAGADLVKVFPAQSLGGPAYIKALRGPFPDLPLVPTGGVDIGNVADFLRAGATAVGVGSELVSRDALARGDYDEIGRRAEQFVKAAATVRRA; encoded by the coding sequence ATGAGCGTTCTCGACGGCGTCGTCATCATTCCGGTCATCCGCTGCGATTCGCCCGACGTCGCGGTCCGCGTTACCGAAGTTCTCATCGATGCCGGTATCTGTGTCGCCGAGATCACCCTGACCGTACCGAACGCCGTCGACGCGATCGGTCGGCTCGCGCGTGGGAACGCTGGCCGGCGCGCACTCATTGGCGCAGGCACGGTGACCACGGCCGACGAAGCACGTGACGCAATTCGCGCGGGCGCGCGGTTCATTGTCTCGCCATGCCTGGTGCCGGAGGTCATCGAGGCCGCCATCGCCGCGGGGGTGCCGGTGATTCCCGGCGCACTCACGCCAACCGAGATTCTCCAGGCGGTGCGCGCGGGCGCCGATCTCGTCAAGGTCTTCCCGGCGCAGTCGTTAGGCGGCCCGGCCTACATCAAGGCGCTGCGCGGCCCCTTTCCCGACCTCCCGCTCGTCCCGACCGGCGGCGTCGACATCGGCAACGTCGCCGACTTCCTCCGCGCCGGCGCGACCGCGGTCGGCGTCGGTTCGGAGCTCGTCTCGCGCGACGCGCTCGCGCGCGGTGATTACGACGAGATCGGCCGGCGCGCCGAACAATTCGTGAAGGCCGCGGCAACCGTTAGGCGCGCGTGA
- a CDS encoding cupin domain-containing protein yields the protein MTSALRLLPALLIGTAVAAQTPHATSRCTPLASIVFPADSGQVRVTDGAVFRSLVDTATTNLSRLEMHVTTLAPGHAPHPPHRHPHEEIMIVRSGTLEVLQNNITRRAGPGAVIFEASNELHGLRNPGPDSATYVVIRIDPHDLATPDANRCTR from the coding sequence ATGACCAGCGCACTTCGATTGCTCCCGGCTCTGCTGATCGGCACGGCGGTGGCAGCGCAAACACCACATGCCACATCACGCTGCACGCCACTGGCCTCGATCGTTTTTCCAGCGGATTCGGGGCAGGTCCGCGTCACTGATGGCGCGGTCTTTCGCTCGCTGGTCGATACCGCGACGACGAACCTGTCGCGCCTCGAGATGCACGTCACGACGCTCGCGCCAGGTCACGCGCCCCACCCGCCGCACCGGCACCCGCACGAGGAGATCATGATCGTACGCTCGGGGACGCTCGAGGTCCTGCAGAACAACATCACGCGACGCGCGGGGCCAGGTGCAGTGATCTTCGAGGCATCGAACGAATTGCATGGTTTGCGAAATCCCGGCCCCGACTCGGCGACGTACGTGGTAATTCGGATCGATCCGCACGACCTCGCGACTCCAGACGCCAATCGTTGCACGCGGTGA